A single region of the Vicia villosa cultivar HV-30 ecotype Madison, WI linkage group LG4, Vvil1.0, whole genome shotgun sequence genome encodes:
- the LOC131597631 gene encoding uncharacterized protein LOC131597631: MLENSLGDLCKCWEAMNDNIKIQVGNIRASFQKSFYEVEHAHTSPFYSNLRGSVSRAALRQIAEEWLRIDMVGTDTQKCGCTHRKVYGLPCACELGRYTLSGDAIPIEAIHIHWRKLSMKGNQDIDADDGSEIDMTNAIDEIWKMWRSLDVVGKRALKSRVCEIAYPTTTKMCPPPEKIKTKGGVKKKGKRPVGYDVYRDPSGYEYVDQSHLSSQKSSKRLYSQLSQTSKNREFDKYIVQFPDYIRPFIDDIVDVMDDGNCGFRAIASLHGYGTDGWSMVRRDLEKEIIGPRSKLYEDLFGQRLPTVRSSLVIENLGQQPPNKWMTLPELGYVIANRYNVVLVSLGHLSLSYFPMTSAHSPNASIYCIGFVNGNHWVQVNMNEGFPLPPVTTDWTKYRTKDATSWMVGFAGRLQHWQRLMPILPKHVSLD; the protein is encoded by the exons ATGTTAGAGAATAGCTTAGGTGATTTATGCAAATGTTGGGAGGCTATGAATGACAACATCAAGATACAAGTGGGCAACATTAGAGCTTCATTTCAGAAGAGTTTTTATGAAGTTGAGCATGCACATACTAGTCCTTTTTATTCAAATTTGCGTGGTTCAGTATCAAGAGCTGCATTGAGGCAGATTGCTGAAGAGTGGTTGAGGATTGACATGGTGGGTACCGATACGCAAAAGTGCGGATGTACTCATAGAAAAGTATATGGGTTACCATGTGCTTGTGAGTTAGGGAGATATACATTGAGTGGTGATGCGATACCAATTGAGGCTATTCATATTCATTGGAGGAAACTAAGTATGAAAGGAAATCAAGATATAGAtgcagatgatggatcagaaataGACATGACAAATGCAATCGATGAAATTTGGAAAATGTGGAGGTCATTAGATGTTGTCGGAAAAAGAGCATTAAAAAGCAGAGTGTGTGAGATTGCTTATCCAACTACAACAAAGATGTGTCCACCGCctgaaaaaattaaaaccaaaggaGGGGTTAAGAAAAAAGGGAAGAGACCTGTGGGATATGATGTTTATCGTGATCCTTCAGGATATGAGTATGTTGATCAATCACATTTGAGttctcaaaaatcttcaaagagGTTATATTCACAACTATCTCAAACCTCAAAAAATAGAGAATTTGATAAATACATTGTACAATTTCCAGATTACATCAGACCatttattgatgacattgttgatgTAATGGATGATGGAAATTGTGGTTTTAGAGCCATTGCATCTTTGCATGGTTATGGCACAGATGGATGGTCAATGGTTCGTCGGGATTTGGagaaagagattataggtcctagaAGCAAGTTGTATGAGGATTTATTTGGTCAACGCCTTCCAACAGTGAGATCATCGTTGGTGATAGAAAATTTAGGTCAACAACCACCAAATAAATGGATGACGTTACCTGAGTTGGGCTATGTAATAGCTAATCGGTATAATGTTGTTCTCGTCTCTTTAGGTCACCTTAGTTTGAGTTACTTTCCTATGACGAGTGCACATTCACCTAATGCATCCATTTACTGTATCGGCTTTGTCAATGGAAATCATTGGGTTCAG GTAAACATGAATGAAGGATTCCCGTTGCCACCTGTCACAACTGATTGGACGAAATATCGCACAAAAGATGCAACTTCTTGGATGGTAGGATTTGCCGGGCGGTTACAACATTGGCAACGGCTAATGCCTATACTACCAAAACATGTCAGCTTAGATTGA
- the LOC131597633 gene encoding PKS-NRPS hybrid synthetase cheA-like — protein sequence MGIPVCFISAFTNRISHVWVFREEAISWIKDVGIRNKVTVIIARSDIKTGKRGRSDKLIFGCDRGGKYKKTDSETQSASKRCGCPFKIRSTPSKDGSGWKIDVKCGVHNHGLPDRFEGHAFVSRLNTDDKQHIVDLTKRHVPPRHILLSLQERDPENVTRITQIYKHKSKIQKDIRGPRTEMQQLLKLVEESGYVYWSRKKDESEITNKYRQPLFEIVGMTSTKLTFAVAFAYMESEQTETFCWVLDKLKQLFIKQDNCPQVILTDRDLALMKAIETIFPKTANLLCRLHINKNVKSKCKEHVVDDMRETVEKMWFELIKASDEMEYHQRLKQLKDACVDSKGFIDYVNDTWLTPHRHRFVEAWINQVLHLGNTTTNRVESAHWKLK from the exons ATGGGTATTCCGGTTTGTTTTATTTCAGCTTTTACCAACCGGATATCCCATGTATGGGTATTCCG AGAAGAGGCGATAAGTTGGATTAAGGACGTTGGAATCAGGAATAAAGTAACAGTTATAATAGCTCGTTCAGATATCAAAACAGGCAAGCGAGGAAGAAGTGATAAATTAATATTTGGTTGTGATAGAGgtggaaaatacaaaaaaacagaTAGCGAAACCCAGAGTGCTAGTAAGAGATGTGGTTGTCCTTTCAAAATTAGGTCAACACCGTCGAAAGATGGTTCTGGATGGAAGATCGATGTAAAATGCGGAGTACACAACCACGGGTTACCTGATAGATTTGAAGGTCATGCTTTCGTAAGTCGACTAAATACAGATGATAAGCAACATATTGTTGATTTGACAAAACGCCATGTTCCACCAAGACACATATTATTGTCATTGCAAGAGCGTGACCCGGAGAATGTCACTCGGATCacgcaaatatacaaacataagaGTAAGATACAAAAAGACATAAGGGGTCCTAGAACAGAAATGCAACAATTGCTCAAGTTGGTTGAAGAATCAGGTTATGTTTACTGGAGTAGGAAAAAGGATGAGTCAGAAatt acaaacaagtacagGCAACCGTTGTTTGAAATAGTTGGTATGACATCAACTAAATTAACATTTGCTGTTGCATTTGCCTATATGGAATCTGAGCAGACAGAGACTTTTTGTTGGgtattggataagttgaaacagTTGTTTATCAAGCAGGATAATTGTCCTCAAGTAATCTTGACTGATAGAGATCTTGCTTTAATGAAAGCCATTGAAACAATATTTCCAAAGACAGCTAATTTGCTTTGCCGATTACACATCAACAAAAACGTGAAATCAAAGTGTAAGGAACATGTTGTGGATGATATGCGAGAAACAGTGGAGAAAATGTGGTTTGAACTGATAAAGGCTAGTGATGAGATGGAGTACCATCAACGGTTGAAACAACTTAAGGATGCATGTGTTGACTCCAAAGGTTTTATTGATTATGTGAATGACACGTGGTTGACACCGCACAGACATCGATTTGTCGAAGCATGGATCAATCAAGTGTTACATTTGggcaacacaacaacaaatag ggTGGAGTCTGCGCATTGGAAACTTAAGTAA